DNA from Branchiostoma lanceolatum isolate klBraLanc5 chromosome 6, klBraLanc5.hap2, whole genome shotgun sequence:
TGATTGATAGTGCCAGTACTGGTCTTCTGAACTCAATCGCCATTTATGTCAAAATAATCTCTTTATTCACACGCACCATCTTCAAAAGTGCCCACAGCGATAAACAAATATTCCCACGGGTATCTAGGTCTTGCTTGTGCATAGCGACCTCTCTGATTTTTACACATTAGACTGGCAAGTGTGTGCATATAGTTACTGACTGAAGCTCACTTACCTCGATCGGAAAGAACGGAGCGATTATAGCTTCGCAGGACATCCCTGCAAAGTTCAGAAAACCGACGCAGAGAAAAGACAGGATTTGCCTTTTTGACAACTTCCCACAGCTGAAGCCCTCATCCGTCTTACAAGACTCTGTGTCATTAACGACTTCTAACGTGCACGTCATGTGTTCGTCAGTGACACGTCCATACGTACCAACATACGGGGCACTGTCTGCCTTGAGTCGTACGTGTCTTGAGACGTTCTGTCCATCAAGCAAGCGTGACGTCTCGCTGTCGTCTTTCTTGACTACCATGACCCCGCTGTGGGAAGTGACGCCCTGAGGtcgtttgtttatattttgccCCGCCCTCGTTTTGGTGCCACAAGACGTCGTCATCATCGTCCGTTTGAATAACATGGCTCATCTATTTCTACTTCATTCTCTCTTAACTTGAATGGTACAAAATTTCTTTGTACCTTCTTTTGTGCAGAAATGATATTGCTAAACAGCTATCAATTTCTCGGCTATAACATCTTCCCTACCTTTGGATCTATAGTATATTACCCAAAAGTGTCACTTGAGTATGTTATTATCTCGCACATTGGTTCTCATAGTAATCTAATTGACAGAGTATGTACCAGGGAGGTTCAGAATAAAAGCGTTTTGtaccatagcaggttcatttttgtatgaaacgagttaaaatttggcacaaatgtaaacaagagtcttaggacccaaaatctccatgaaactttgttttttattaaactagttccccccattctatgtcgctcaatggtatgacccccaccTGTCGGGcccaggagaagtgacccactttcgccgTAAATAGCTACTAACAGATGCTAgtatgcaatggacaacactgcaaatatagattttcctcattacttatgcaaattaagtcctatttgcataatttgcagttcattgtatacatctctgtctaagctacctgcatagtaaataacatgaaaatctgtcgctcctttcttcagttattctcctaaaaagattttgacaaatacgccattgcagttccagtgacacagaccagggggccccaaatcgaccttgaccgttctcctcccgacacctacccacataccaaatatcattaaagtccatctacatgttctacagttatcctgactttacgcatccggtgacacaaacatacacacacggtgacacaaacatacacacaggcaaacacacacgcaaacacactgactttgcataatttgcacttcaatgTGTACagctctgtccaacctacctgcgtaccaaataacatgaaaatctgtccttcctttcttcagttattctccttagaatattttcacaaatacgccattgcagttccagtaaCATATACCAGgaggccccaaatcgaccttgaccgttCTCCTCTCAACCCCTACCaccataccaaataccattacaatccatctacgcgttctacagttatgctgactttaagcatccggtgacacaaacatacacacacgcaaactaTTTTCCTCCCTACTAATGCAAATTcagtcctcatttgcataatttgtgctacagtgtgtacatctctgtccaacctacctgcgtaccaaataacatgacaatctgtcctttctttcttcagttattcttcttagaagatttttacaaagacgccattgcagttccagtcacacataccagggggcccaaaatcgaccttgacctttctcctctcaacacctacccacataccaaatatcattacaatccatctaaacatacacacaaacacgcaaacgcacgcaaaacagtatctccatgaaaaagcctttttccatggagataatgaacatCTCTTCCTGAGAATGGAATACGTATACGTATATAGTGACCCGGTCTAAACGAATCTTAACACATAATTATGAATCCTACTACAGATTATACAGACACAAGTCGGCTTGAAAGTCAAGCACACGGTTTTCTCATTTTTTCTTAACTAAATACACGAGaccaaatgaaaaatgaaacgaAATCGCCATAAAGTTGATGTAAGGATTTATGTAAGTCATGTTTGAACTTCCTCCACGGTCGATTGTCCAGCATGGCAGCTGCAAAACGAACAATATATCAATGTCCACTCGTATATCGACAAGTTTATATTATTATCGAAGTCGACAGTATTAGAAGCTTGCATAAACAAGACCGTTGAAAAAACTAGTGCTAGACAAATAAAGGAAAACTGGGGAATTCGACAATTCTCAccttttgtacatgttttcacAGATGGTGAAAGTGAGCACCAGCAACATCTAGAATTCAAACAtagttatgatatttgatacatgcatatatagatACAATAAACCGTCATATACATAGTACATAGATAACATGTCTGCCCATACTTCATTCGTTGATCAAACAGTTATCAGAAATTTAGACCCTCGCAATTCAAAGTACTTACGGAAAATGCGATAAACCCTGAGAATGCCGTTGATGCCCACGGTAACCCAAACTTCTCTACCAGCGCACTGCTCACTGTCGGACCAATGAAATTCCTGCAATATCAGAGAAGAGCATGTCGTTTTACAGGAAGTAGCGGGTATGGCAAGATTATACTAACCATTGACCATTACGATTATAGTATATCAGTTCTTTGTACATATTGTTGGTGGACATTACGGTATGACGTTCAACAGTTACAAGTGAAATCAATATCTGCCACAATTAACATTCAGCGTAAATGCCAGTTAGCAGTGTACCGGTGCCAGGTTCCCGAAGATTGTATGCATACAAGTATAGATATGTATCCATACCAATGAATAGCAACTTACCCCATACTCATAAATGCACCAAAAATCCCGGACACCAGGCCGTAAACGGCGAAGTCGATCTCCATACCTGCATCACtatcaagaacaacaacaacagcaacaaaatatCATGATTATACTAGTAAAGATTGCTTATAACTTATCATATCAGTGGATACTGACCTACTATGCCATCTTTCTACCAAATAAAAGATTCGATTTTTAAGAATCCATGTTATGAAGCCAGAAATGCAATCTGATCTAAATAAATGTAGATGATCGGACTGAAACTAATGTTGTTACCTGGCCGCCCAGAGCATCACGTTGAAGAGAGGTGCTAAAACTGAGCCAACTGACAGCGATATGACTACAATACCAACGATGTTTATCCATAGTGTTctgaaaagggaaaaaaattctTTAGAAGGGATTCACGTAACACTGATACTTTATTACAACAGTTAGAGAGAAATGACATtcgaatacatgtaacgttactacagTTCCGTTTTTTCTTACGTAATAGCATGGCCTGTTTGTGTAGAAATGTATAGCAATATATAATAGCAATATCGTAGCTAGAAGCGTACTTAGGCAGAAGAGTGAGGTAGTCTGTGAGGAGGGGGGACGGTCCGAAGAGGAGTGCCCCAGCTGAAAGCACCAGCAGTCCTAATATCAGCATAATCCTCACACATTTCTGGAAGATCAACAAGCAaccattacacacacacaaagaacaATGAGGCATAGGATAACAAcgttctttttacacaaccaagcatacgtttcggtgaccgtccgTCATCTCCCAGACTGGTTCTGCTATACGCACCGCAAGttggtgtcgctgctaacagatgtgGTCCCAAGTATTGCATTGTACTGCATTGTAAACACCGAAGGTACTAcctatgtatgtgtgtaaataCTTAACGTCAGAATTGCCCTTAAGAAGGTGACGTATGGTcttgaataaatcacttagtTGTGCACAAAGAACGTTGTTATGCAGTGACTTAACCACCTAATGAAACTGCTTACGAATGAGGTATACGGATTGGTTAATTGGAGTTCTGTACCACCCAAAATAAGAATTGGATTCGAGTTGTCCAGTTTACCTTTTTGTCGGCCAGCCACCCCCATAACGGCGCACACACGGCGTACACGGAGGCCAAGAGAAGGAAATACAGACCGACTTGCGGAGGGGAAACATTGAACTGTGAACATGAACCATTCTAAGTCAGTATTATCTACAGATAGTCCTGTAACACATTGATAAAGGGAAATATTAATTGCAAGGTTCATAGAAAACCTAGTGTCACCACTCACCACTTTCTTTCACAATCTTTAATAATCGCATGCGGTGCCATCTGATACAGAACTGTTGCATAGAATCGATTATAATTACAACGCAGATAGtcaacatacagaaacacaaaaatcactcattgacaagcaactgaatgtgttttgtaaatggtcacaTTACATTCGCTATATTTCGTtacagttgcttgggtaacgtttgtattgtgtatcttattacctggatatctaaccttcatcggcgCAGGTACTCAATATCCATGATTTTTACAGGACATAGTTACACAATGTGTCATTGCATATTGGTATTGCATCCCTAGTAAAGAAAGTCCAGAAAAGATAAAATTCTATTGAATGGAgaatataacaaaacaatagAATTAAGAATTTACCTCTTTTGCTACGTATGGTTGAAACACAGGGTTAAGATACTGAATGGTACAGTACACCACAACGGTTACTCCGCCTACAGAAAGGAAAAACAGGTACACGTGTTGAGTATAGGCACATGATAAAGCTCTGTTGTACAACTTTAAGAAGTCTGTGGTGAAAACAGAAGACCACCGGTACCGCATCGAGGTTTTTGTCAGTCCATTTTACTTGAGTAAGGAATTGATTGTCGCAAACACAACAATAAGAATCACATAACGAAACAATTTGATAAAAGTGAAgcagaaaacataaaaaaaaaggaaatttggGCACCTGGAACTATTTCATGTTAAAAACTATAACTTTGGTATTTGGTAtcatttagaatgcatttttacCCATATAAAGTTGCCTTTATTTGTAATGCATTTTACCACATTCTTCGTCATATGGGCTTTAAAACAAATCTACATACGTACAAGCCATGATGACTGTTGGGATCTTTAGGAAGGAAAGCAGAGACACGTCCTTTCCCCCCTCCTGTTCATCTGGGCGAAACGGCAATAATGTTTTAGTGAATATTCATGTAATGAATACGATCACGAAAAGATCACAGTAATAAATAGGATCGTGTATATACAGAAACATACATAGAAAATCTAAAGACATTGTGATATCATTGCCGTTATCAATTGAGTGATCTATGGTAAAGAAAGAGTGTGTAGAAAGATAAATTCTATATTTCACCATTACGTAATAGTCAGAGAACAACAAGTTTGATCTATGCTGTACGTTTCTCGAAAAGAGGAGAGTAAATTCCGTGTGAGTCCCATTATTGTACATCGGCATATAGATGAAGGCTACTTGAACCAATTACAAGTCTCCATTCCTGTTGGTTGTACATCCATAACGTAAGTGTCAGTTTGAAATCGCTATATTATAATAACGTTAATAGCCTGCTTTTCCGTCAGTGTTTGCGGTGACATAACGCATAGTCAGTGACCTGTAATCaacgaataaaccaccgagtgagcaaAAAGTGGGCCATTAACATAATTACGCTCACCGACTTGGGTCGGGACCAGGACGGTTAAAAACGCGCAGCAGCAGAGCATCATACCCCCGACCGTGAAGAACGGTAGTTTGAACCCGCCTAGCTGTTGTCATCAGAATAAGATAACATGAATACAATGTCAATGCCCATCTAATTGCAGACTAATCTGcacacacacccacccacccatacatacatacatacatacatacatacatgaacgTGCCCATAGTTTTTGCGATCGGGTGCGTCCGCTGTAGATGTATCATATATGTATAGTATTGTTTTTTTGGCGTTTTTTGTACTATTGAACGTAATTcagtattatacatgtattgctcTGATTTCAACATCGATTGACTGATAAAACAATACGATACGTGCAACATCTATCATAGTGTATCATCTCATACTGTTATGACTCTGTAAGACATCGAATGTATAGTAAATAGGTCATGCCAACTACACCTACAACAAGATGTACACATCGAAAAGATTATTAAGAGTCCAAATCCACCAATAGAAACGACTTGGTTACTCACGTTGTAGAGGACACCCCCGATGGGCGGACCTGTCATCATGCCGAGTCCTGTGAAGATCTCCAGGATCCCCTGTATTGGCAAGTAATGGAATGACGTTTCTCCTCAACTGACACAAGGAATTACAGCTGATGCTAtgtaatagttagatcccgagatATGGGTTTcttagtggatttggtactgctccgcccacccgacgagggtgggcggagcagtaccaaatccactaagacacccagatctcgggatctaactattttAGAACCCGATTGTCTTTCCGAAGcaaataatataaatacatatattaaaAAGGACATGCATTTTTGTTCACTGTTTGAGGTGAAATACAagaggaagaaattgaaatgtagagCCTTCTTGACCAGACCGTGACAAATTATCTGGCACCTCTGTGGCGGTGGGACCAGCCTTGTGTGTTActggtaattataagaaaacaaaaactggcacCTTTCTCGGTCAGGCCCTGgtggcctcccaaggggtaggggtgtactaagtaacgaataaattgactaagttggagacgcccacaatTTCATCCAATCAGGTTGATGGAACTTCACCTactggtgggcgtctccaatttagtcaatttattcgttacttagtacacccctaccccttgggaggccacactgtggatttagtcacaagagatgcacgctcctgattggctgagggaaGACGACCGGGTTCTAAGGTCACAGTTAGAAAAAAGTTCACGGGCCGTTTCTTGCACTTTTGGGCGTGACCCCTGCGGCCCCACGGGACATACTGCGGATTTTTTCAACTcgcagttaaaatcaacccgggacctgGCGACAAATATCAGtagacaaagactggagttgatcagtcgaaaaaaATTTGGTTAAGTCAAATTTCTTGCGTTGGCAACTGCAACTGATTCAGAATCTCGGACTACtgtcacgttgatgaaggttagacattcaggtaataagatacacaaaaaATAGTAAATATTTCGGGCGTATCAGACTACTGTTATATCGTCTAATTCTTTTTACCAAAATACCATATACTCAGTCAAGACTTGTTAATTCCATATGTAGGTCCAAAAGTATCAATACAATAGTGACCGACTTTCATACCATGACTTTCGCCACGTTGTTGGGAAACTCGTGGGTCAGGATGGCTGTCGCTGCAGTTATCTGTGCGGAGACACCCAGGGCTTCCATAGTGCGGATGGCAAAGCAGAAGGCGATAAATGTTGCTCCTTCCATGTACTCTAGAAACCTGTGGATATAGAGCCACCTACTTATAACATACAGCCGTGAAGGGTATACCAAGGGCAGAGTGGGGTAGCAACAGACATTAGTCTTATCAAtgcgaagaaaaaaacaagacaatctaCAAAATTCTTCCGATTTTTACGCTTGTCAGTCTTTGTCCTGTATTGAAACACTTcattaaactagaaaggccgtcatttgcccctgagcaaatacagcatgtttagccacactCCTCTCCATGCAAGAAGttggctgtcccaaaataatacctgggcaaatcgaaatattaactgcatgtagaaaggtaacatttgcgagagcatcatacttcgccaatctccctcccgatgcataaattgactattccaaaatcacccgtgcaaaaaaagtctctctacaagttctgggagatcccaagagcttcttactgcaaaggcttgcgggtgttcctgcaatatgacctcaggtgacctaaatagaacacatgttctttggccagtagcaaatggaacgcggggatcctgagatagaacatggattccttggccagcagcaaatagaacatggaacggggataccacttttggcctgtttttggtctgaaaatgggtccaaaagtcctcaaaatgaagcattttgaagtgatgtacaccagtagggacatgttcaaggcacccttatACCGAaggtcaggtcatttgcttgtaaaaccaggccacaggagaccaaaatttaatttttatctaaaaatgcccccaaaaaactccataaaaatgattttcaggtcTGTTTCAAAACGATGAAAAAATCACCAGAGGGTATTTGCCtcctttacctccatgccaaatttcaggtcggttgattaaaaaatggcggagttgaatcgatttgaagatttggcagaagaaggagaagaagaagaacatgaacaaaaacaatatgttgagccatactatgtatggctaaacataactactGGGAAGAAGTTAGTACTGTGCTATATCACATTTAGGTTACTTTCCAGCATTTTAGATGACTGACAGACGTACCCAAACAACAGCGAACAGCTGCCTGCCACAAATACGCCGCTGATCAACACGAATCTTGACCCCACGGTGGTGATCTATGGAGCGAAGAGGATACACATTCAACATGGAAATAAAACTGGTAAAttaaacatttattttcttgtgaAGAAGTAAGAGAAGGGATGACAGAAAACATCAACGTCAAAAGAGAGAATTAAAACCACAACATCATCATTCAAGATCCACCAGTCAGCATGTTCGCTAGTCATGTGGCGCATTCATGTGCTACCCGGTATGACCATTGGCTGTACTTACAAATTTCCCGAAGACTAGTCCCCCTAAAAACTGGACTCCACTGAAACATCCGAATACAAATCCCACTGTTGTCTGCGATGCCCCTCTCCGAAGAGCCTGCAGGGCGGCAACATACAGAACGCTGTGAGCAGAGGCTAGTGCGTACAAAAGGAATTGTCCTGAGACAGATGCATAGTGTAGAGTTTAGTACCATAGGTAATAAAATCGACATTTATGTAGAATAATATCCATACACGTCGTCTTCAAAAGTGCCCCGCAGTGATAAACCAAACAAATATTGGCactataatgaaagctcatctgtgttggtagtaatcataatacaatgctaaactttcttccaacactaaggtattcacggatcgaattttcgacgaccactgtcgccttcttcaggatcaataatgaccaatcactgccgaacgtaaactcgcgagagttacggacacgtgactctattgacacgtgtcactgcggatacgtgacgtcagcaattggtcaaacgtgcccgaggaagtttataacgcccactgtctctgttgagtgacggctggagtgccctgatatatatggcctcctttatacctctcataaagtagtcctgttcagtgtccagaattctgactttgtccagcgaaacggtatggcccggagattcaatgtggatgtgttgagagacttcagacgaatgcgagctggggcgtttgtgttcaaggaatctagttctcaatgagcgttctgtctcaacagagacagtgggcgttataaa
Protein-coding regions in this window:
- the LOC136436704 gene encoding MFS-type transporter SLC18B1-like translates to MEVKKDDSETSRLLDGQNGSRHVQLETESVPDVITYGSVIDEHTEQVVSDTVSPKKEEGFSCGKASKRQILSFICVAFLNFAGMSCQAIIAPFFPNEALRRGASQTTVGFVFGCFSGVQFLGGLVFGKFITTVGSRFVLISGVFVAGSCSLLFGFLEYMEGATFIAFCFAIRTMEALGVSAQITAATAILTHEFPNNVAKVMGILEIFTGLGMMTGPPIGGVLYNLGGFKLPFFTVGGMMLCCCAFLTVLVPTQVDEQEGGKDVSLLSFLKIPTVIMACGVTVVVYCTIQYLNPVFQPYVAKEFNVSPPQVGLYFLLLASVYAVCAPLWGWLADKKKCVRIMLILGLLVLSAGALLFGPSPLLTDYLTLLPKTLWINIVGIVVISLSVGSVLAPLFNVMLWAASDAGMEIDFAVYGLVSGIFGAFMSMGNFIGPTVSSALVEKFGLPWASTAFSGFIAFSMLLVLTFTICENMYKSCHAGQSTVEEVQT